TGCGCGAGGTGCCCGGAAGCGTCGACGCGGCCGGCGGCCCGGGAGCCGAGGGCGTCCGCGTCCGAACCGTTCGCGTCCGAACCGTTCGCGCCCGAACCGTTCGCGTCCGAGGCGTGCGCGTTCCTGGTGTCGGTGTTCGAGGCGCCCTGACCCCCGTGCCCCGCCGAACCGCGCCCCGCCGAGCCGGGCCGCCCCGAGTCGTCCGAGCCCGGCTCCCCCGGCTTGCCAGGTCCACCCGGCCCGCCCGGCGTACCCGGGTGCTCCGCCTCTCCGGGCTGCCCCGGCCCGCCCGGAGAGCCGGGTCCCCCGTGGCCGGGAGACGTGGTGCCGTGCCCGCCGCCGCCGGTGTTCCCGCAGGAGTTGCCGGTGGCCGTGTTGCCCACACCGGCGACGGAGACGCTGTTGCCGCAGACGTTCACCGGTGCGTCCACCGGAATCTGTACATGGTTGCCGGAGCCCACTCCGGACGAGTCGCCGGTGTGCCCCCAGGCCTGCGATCCGGCTCCGCCACCCGAGCCGCCGTTCCCGTGGTGGCCGGAGCCTCCCCCCTTGCCCGCCCCCCTGTTGCCGCACTTGTTGCCGACCGCCGGGTTGAGCACGCCGACGACGTTGACGGTGTTGCCGCAGACGTTGACCGGCGCGTGCACCGGCGCCTGTACCGAGTTCCCGGAGAGTACGCCCGGGGAGCCCGAAGCGGTGCCGTGCGCCCCCGAGTCGGCATGCGCGTAGCCGCCGGTGGCCGCGAGGACCCCGGTTGCCGCCGCCACCGTCATCAGGCCTTTGCGGGTGACCTGTCGCATAGCTTTTCCCTGCCCCCTTTTGAACCGTGTGGTGCGTGTGTCGCGATATACGGAATGTCGGCGGCCCCGGAGCGCATGGCGCGCACTCCGGGGCCGCGGACTCAGACCCTCATGACTTCCAGACCTTTATGGAATGCAAGTCCTGCAAGTCCTTGTGAGGTGTGCTCGACGTCGGACGTCGAGCACGGCGTCAGACGTTGGTGCAGGTGTTGCCGAAGGCGGGGTTCAGCAGCCCGATCACGGAGACCGTGTTGCCGCAGACGTTCACCGGGATGTGGATGGGCGCCTGGACGACGTTGCCCGAGAGCACGCCCGGGGAGCCGACAGCGGCACCCTGAGCACCGGCGTCGGCAACCGCAAGACCCGCACCGGCGAGAACGAGGCCACCCGTGGCAGCCGCAGCGGCGACGATCTTCTTGATCATTGTTCCTCCTAGTAGGCAAATGTGATCCCAGCCGCGGATCACATCAGCAGTAACGAGGAGGGAGTAATAGGGCTACGAGCTTATGAGCGCATTCACTCTTCTCAGTCGGCTCCGTACGCGCTGGCGATTATGGGAGTGTCATTTCAGCGGTCCGCCTCAGGACGCCTCGATGAAGCGGTCGAGCACCCGCACGCCGAACTTCAGGGCGTCGACCGGGACCCGCTCGTCGACGCCGTGGAACATCCCGGCGAAGTCCAGCTCCGGCGGCAGCTTCAACGGGGCGAAGCCGAAGCAGCGGATGCCGAGGTCGTCGAAGGACTTGGCGTCGGTACCGGCGGAGAGCATGTACGGGACGGCCCGCGCGATCGGGTCCTCGGCGACCAGCGCGGTCTGCATGGCGTCCACGAGGGCGCCGTCGAAGGTGGTCTCCAGGGCCTTGTCCGCGTGCACGTCCTCGCGCTTCACGTGCGGGCCGAGGATGCGGTCCAGGTCGGCGAGGAACTCCTCCTCGTAACCGGGCAGGTAACGGGCGTCGACGTGCGCGGTGGCCTGGCCCGGGATGACGTTCACCTTGTAGCCCGCACCCAGCTGGGTCGGGTTGGCCGTGTTCTGGAGCGAGGCGCCGATGAGCTTGGCGATCCCGCCGAGCTTGGCCAGCGTCGCGTCCATGTTCTCCGGGTCCAGCTCGGTGCCCAGGGCGTCGCCGAGCTCGTCCAGGAAGTGCCGCAGGGTCTTCGTCACGCGCACCGGGAACTTGTGCCGGCCGAGCCGCCCGACCGCCTCGGAGAGCTCGGTGATCGCGTTGTCCTTGTGGATCATCGAGCCGTGGCCGGCGGTGCCGTCCACGGTCAGCTTCATCCAGTGCATGCCCTTCTGGGCGGTCTCCACCAGATACAGCCGCAGTTTCTCGTTCACCGTGAAGGAGAAGCCGCCGACCTCGCCGATCGCCTCCGTCACGCCCTCGAAGAGGTCGGGGTGCTTCGTGACGAGGTGCTTGGCGCCGAACGTGCCGCCCGCCTCCTCGTCGGCCAGGAAGGCCAGCACGAGGTCGCGGGGAGGCTTGCGGCCGGCGCGCACCCGCTCGCGTACGACCGCGAGGGTCATCGCGTCCATGTCCTTCATGTCGACGGCGCCCCGGCCCCACACGCAGCCGTCGGCGATCTCGCCGGAGAAGGGGTGGTGCGTCCAGTCCTGGGCGTTCGCCGGTACGACGTCGGTGTGGCCGTGGATGAGCAGCCCGGGCCGTGAGCGGTCCTCGCCCTCGATCCTGACCACCGTGGAGGCGCGGCCCGAGTGCGACTCGAAGATCTGGGGTTCCAGACCCACCTCGGCGAGCTTCTCCGCGACGTACTCGGCGGCCTTGCGCTCACCCGGGCCCGAGTGGTCCCCGTAGTTGCTGGTGTCGATCCGGATCAGCTCGCGGCAGAGGTCGACGACCTCGTCCTCACCCTTGATGCTCCTGGTCGTGTCCTGCTCGCTCACGTGCTTCCTCCCACTGTCACTGCTGGTGGTCTCCCACGTCCTTCCCTCTCATCCTCTCTCTCCGGTCATCCCCGCCCAAGGCCGGACCACGCCCGTCACACGCCGTTCACGCCCGCCGCCCGGCGATGCGCGGGCGGCGGGCCGGTGGCCGGCGGGTGGTCGGCCGGCGATCGACCGGTGATCGGGGGCTCCCCAAAGCCTGGTAATGTTTCCTTCGTCGCCGCGAGGGGAACCCCGCGCGACAGACACCTTGTCCGGGTGGCGGAATGGCAGACGCGCTAGCTTGAGGTGCTAGTGCCCTTTATCGGGCGTGGGGGTTCAAGTCCCCCCTCGGACACCAGTAGCAATCACCAGCTGAGACCCCACTTCGTGTGGGGTTTCTGCGTTTTCCCCTCCCTCCTCCCCCTCACCCCTTCCTGTCGGAGCTGGAGAGCCTCCCCTTGCGCAGGGTGAGGGTGTGGTCGGCCTCGGCGGCCAGGCGGTGGGAGTGGGTGACGACGATGACGCACTTGCCCTGCTCGCGGGCCAGCTCCTGGAAGATGCCGATGATCCCGGCGGCGGTGTCCTCGTCGAGGTTCCCGGTGGGTTCGTCGGCGAAGAGGATGTCGACGTCGCAGGCCAGGGCGCGGGCGATGGCGACCCGCTGCTGCTGGCCGCCGGAGAGCCGCAGCACGTTGCGGGTGGCCTGGTGCCGGTCGAGCCCGATGCGTTCGAGGAGTTCGAGGGCCCGTGCCTTCCTGTTGCGGCCCTTGGTGCCGGTGATCTCCATGGCGGTGGTGACGTTCTGCACGGCGGTCATGTAGGTGAGCAGGTTGTACTGCTGGAAGATCGTCGCCGCGTGCCGGCTGCGGTAGCGGCCCAGGCCGATGCGGTCGAGGCCGGTGCCGTCGAAGCTGATGGTGCCGCTGGTGGGCGTGTCCAGGCCGCCGGCCAGCGACAGCAGGGTGGTCTTGCCGCAGCCCGAAGGACCGAGGACGGCGTAGAAGGTGCCGCGGTGGAAGTCGTGGTCGATCTCCTTGAGGACGGTGGTTTGCGGCGCTGCCCAGTGGTGGCTGACGCCGGTCCGAGCACGGGAGGGGGTGGCGGGGTCGGGGGCGGGGTGGGGTCGGGGGTGGACATGGTGGTCACTTGCCCTTCGTCAGGATGGTCTTGGGGTTCAGGCGCAGTACGGATGCGGCGGGTACGGCGGTGGCCAGCAGGGCGATGCCCAGGCCGGCGCCGGCGAGGGCGGCCATCGTCCCGTGGTCGAGGCGGATGGTGATCCTGTCGATGGGGTCGGCGCCGAGGACCGGTTCGTCGTTCGGGTCCTGGCCCTGCTGCAGACCGGTCTGGCCGGGCGGCGGCTGCTTCCAGGAGTCGAGCTTCTTCTGTTCGGCGGCGGCCTCGCCGGACACCAGCGAGTCCCCCGCGGCCTGCGCGAGCGGCGCCGCGAACAGGAAGCTCGCACCGATGGCCAGGGCGGCGAGAGCGAAGATCTCCACGGCCTGCTGGGCGATGACCCGTCGCTTCTTCTCACCCAGGGCGAGCAGGACCCCGTACTCCTTCTGCCGCTGCTTGACCGCGAGGGTCACCAGCAGGGCCAGGACGGCGGCGCCGGCGATGCCCGTCAGCCACATCGCGACGGTGGTGGAGGAGGACACGGCCGACATCGGGGCGGTCATCTGCCGCACGGCCTTGTCGTTGATGCCGAGTTTGAACCCGTCCAGGGCACTGCCCGCCCGCCGCTGGGCCCAGGCCTTGAACGCGTCGTACGTCGCGGGGTCCTTGAGCTTGAAGACGGCGCCGCTCAGTCGGGTCGCGGGGCCGTCCTCCTCGCTGTTGAGCCGGCTCAGTGCCCGGGAGGACACGATCATCCGGTCCCCGGGGAACTGCATGTACTCGGGGTCGGGTTCGCTGGAGGGATCGCGGTAGACACCCTGCACGGTGAACACGGCCGTGTCCTTGCTCGCCGGGTCGTTGGGTGTGAGGGAGATCTTGTCGCCCGGCTTGAGGTCGTTCTTCTTCGCCAGCCGCTCCTCGATCAAAACGGCGTTGCGGTCCTTGTCGGCGGCGGTGAGCGCCTTACCTGCGAGCAGCTTCCACTTTCCGCCGGCGAAGTCGGGCATCAGGCAGGAGTCCAGGACCCCCCTGACCAAGGTGTAGTTGGGCACGGACGGGTCCATCGTCTGGCCCACGATCTTGGCGCCGCCGGCCAGTCTGGTCCCGTTGAAGGATTCGTAGTTGTACGACTCGACGAGCGGTGACCTGCCGATCCGGTCCACGGCGTCGGAGTCGATCTGCGGGGCCTGGAGTCCGCCGCTGCCGCCCTCCCCACCGTCCTTCAGCGAGTCCATGTCCATGCTCAGCGTGACGTCGGCGCCGAGCTTGCGCTTGGCCTGCTCGCCGGCCCGGGAGGTCGCGTCGTCGATGAGTACGCCACCGAACACCATGGCCGACATGACCAGGAAGGTCGCCAGCATCGCCAGGGTTCTGGTCTTGCGCGCCCACAGGCTCAGGGCCGCGCGTCGGAGGAAGTTCATGTGCCACAAGTCCTTGTCGTAGGGCATCAGTTGGTGGGACATCCGGTGGCGGCTCAGTCGCCGCCGACGAGGATGGAGCGGGGGTGCAGACGCAGGATGCCGATGCCGGGGACGACGGTGGCGGCCAGCGCGATGCCCAGGCTCGTTCCGGCGACCTTCACCAGGTCACGCGGTGTCACGCGCACTTCGGGCGGGGGGAGTTCCGCCGCCGCCCCCGGGGTGCGGGCGGCGGCCACCCGACCGCCGCTCTGCCGGTCCAGCAGCCGGTCGTCGAGCTGCCCGCCGAGGAGCCCGGCAGCCGTGGCGGCGAGGACCAGGGCGGGTACGGCGAGCGCGACCACCTCGACGGTGTGCTGGCCGACCAGCTTCCACTTCTTCTCACCCAGGGCGAAGAGCATGCCCAGTTCGTCGCGCCGCTCCCGGATGGTCAGCATCACGATCAGCCCGAGGACCACCGCGCCGGCCACCGCGATCAGCCACACCACCGCGTTCGCGAAGGCAGCCACCCTCCGCAGCGGTTGCACCTGGTCCCGGTACGCCTTGTCGTTCACGTCGAAGCGGAACCCCTTGCCCGCTCCCAGCAGGTGCTCGGCCTCGGTCCGCAGGGCCCGCGCCTGTTCCGGGGAGCGGAGCTTGTAGACGGCCTCGGTCAGCTGCTCGCCCGGTCCCAGGCCGCGCAGCGCGCCGATGGGCGCGTACATCCGGTTGGCGGGGAGGTCGGCGGGTGGCATCCATGGGTCGGGGGTGCGTGCCGGGTCCTCGAAGACGCCGATGACCTCGAAGGACTTCTCGGTCCTGCCGTCCGGCGAGGTCAGGGTGATCCGGTCGCCGGGCCCCAGCCCGTTCTTCTCGGCCGTCCGGACCTCGACCATCACCACCGCGCGGTCCGCGTCCGCCGCGGTGATCGCACGCCCCGATGTGACCGTGGTGCGTCCGGTGGCGAAGTCGAGGAGCATCTCCGACTCCCGGACACCGGTCAGCCCCGGACCGGCCGTTGTGGGCTTCTCGCCTGGTGGGCGTGGTGCGGCGGAGGTTTCCAGCTTGAGTCCGGGCGCCCTCGGGGTCCCGCGCAGAATCGGGTTGTACCGTTCCACCAGGGGGGAT
This sequence is a window from Streptomyces ortus. Protein-coding genes within it:
- a CDS encoding chaplin, encoding MRQVTRKGLMTVAAATGVLAATGGYAHADSGAHGTASGSPGVLSGNSVQAPVHAPVNVCGNTVNVVGVLNPAVGNKCGNRGAGKGGGSGHHGNGGSGGGAGSQAWGHTGDSSGVGSGNHVQIPVDAPVNVCGNSVSVAGVGNTATGNSCGNTGGGGHGTTSPGHGGPGSPGGPGQPGEAEHPGTPGGPGGPGKPGEPGSDDSGRPGSAGRGSAGHGGQGASNTDTRNAHASDANGSGANGSDANGSDADALGSRAAGRVDASGHLAQTGAGLPLGLALPVGAGALLAGAVLYRKARASA
- the chpH gene encoding chaplin ChpH; the protein is MIKKIVAAAAATGGLVLAGAGLAVADAGAQGAAVGSPGVLSGNVVQAPIHIPVNVCGNTVSVIGLLNPAFGNTCTNV
- a CDS encoding M20/M25/M40 family metallo-hydrolase, which gives rise to MSEQDTTRSIKGEDEVVDLCRELIRIDTSNYGDHSGPGERKAAEYVAEKLAEVGLEPQIFESHSGRASTVVRIEGEDRSRPGLLIHGHTDVVPANAQDWTHHPFSGEIADGCVWGRGAVDMKDMDAMTLAVVRERVRAGRKPPRDLVLAFLADEEAGGTFGAKHLVTKHPDLFEGVTEAIGEVGGFSFTVNEKLRLYLVETAQKGMHWMKLTVDGTAGHGSMIHKDNAITELSEAVGRLGRHKFPVRVTKTLRHFLDELGDALGTELDPENMDATLAKLGGIAKLIGASLQNTANPTQLGAGYKVNVIPGQATAHVDARYLPGYEEEFLADLDRILGPHVKREDVHADKALETTFDGALVDAMQTALVAEDPIARAVPYMLSAGTDAKSFDDLGIRCFGFAPLKLPPELDFAGMFHGVDERVPVDALKFGVRVLDRFIEAS
- a CDS encoding ABC transporter ATP-binding protein, giving the protein MDHDFHRGTFYAVLGPSGCGKTTLLSLAGGLDTPTSGTISFDGTGLDRIGLGRYRSRHAATIFQQYNLLTYMTAVQNVTTAMEITGTKGRNRKARALELLERIGLDRHQATRNVLRLSGGQQQRVAIARALACDVDILFADEPTGNLDEDTAAGIIGIFQELAREQGKCVIVVTHSHRLAAEADHTLTLRKGRLSSSDRKG
- a CDS encoding ABC transporter permease; translated protein: MNFLRRAALSLWARKTRTLAMLATFLVMSAMVFGGVLIDDATSRAGEQAKRKLGADVTLSMDMDSLKDGGEGGSGGLQAPQIDSDAVDRIGRSPLVESYNYESFNGTRLAGGAKIVGQTMDPSVPNYTLVRGVLDSCLMPDFAGGKWKLLAGKALTAADKDRNAVLIEERLAKKNDLKPGDKISLTPNDPASKDTAVFTVQGVYRDPSSEPDPEYMQFPGDRMIVSSRALSRLNSEEDGPATRLSGAVFKLKDPATYDAFKAWAQRRAGSALDGFKLGINDKAVRQMTAPMSAVSSSTTVAMWLTGIAGAAVLALLVTLAVKQRQKEYGVLLALGEKKRRVIAQQAVEIFALAALAIGASFLFAAPLAQAAGDSLVSGEAAAEQKKLDSWKQPPPGQTGLQQGQDPNDEPVLGADPIDRITIRLDHGTMAALAGAGLGIALLATAVPAASVLRLNPKTILTKGK
- a CDS encoding ABC transporter permease; the protein is MNFAKRAAYSLIARKGKSALLLGIFAVVCTLLLGGFLLRDATARQEAEAQRRIGVDATVRGEPFTERQAAKLGRSPLVERYNPILRGTPRAPGLKLETSAAPRPPGEKPTTAGPGLTGVRESEMLLDFATGRTTVTSGRAITAADADRAVVMVEVRTAEKNGLGPGDRITLTSPDGRTEKSFEVIGVFEDPARTPDPWMPPADLPANRMYAPIGALRGLGPGEQLTEAVYKLRSPEQARALRTEAEHLLGAGKGFRFDVNDKAYRDQVQPLRRVAAFANAVVWLIAVAGAVVLGLIVMLTIRERRDELGMLFALGEKKWKLVGQHTVEVVALAVPALVLAATAAGLLGGQLDDRLLDRQSGGRVAAARTPGAAAELPPPEVRVTPRDLVKVAGTSLGIALAATVVPGIGILRLHPRSILVGGD